TCATCAGTGTGAATAGTCATGGAATTAAAGCATTATAAGGGATTGAAAAGAAAATGCAGAGAGGAATTCAATTCTGAGCTCCAAAGGACTAGCCGCCCATATCCTTTTGTTAAACTTACAAGAATGAAGATATGCCATAAAGATTCCTTTTGGTTGTGGCACAAGTTCGGTCacccctctttcttctctcaaattCAAGAGGTAAAGTGAAACATGTAAGCTTAGCATGTAAAATGTTGACCCAAATGGTAACAAAACATAGTATTAAAACTTCAGACTATAAAAGAGTGGATGGTAATGGTTGAGGCACCGCATGCATTTCTATACATGAAGATGCATACATGATACCAATAtataagtgggttttggattaaATTATGCAATGAAATTGACATGTGACAAATCTAATGAGTATACTATCCATCCGACCCATCATAATTTTCTTGTCACCATTCCACATGGCACAATCAAATAGGGGCCTTAATAAGCTTAGGGGCCTTAATAAGCTTCTCAAGACTAGACCATTCAAATGAGTTTTTCCCATATAAAACATATAGAACATGTGCATCATGGGTATTCATATTTGtcaataaaaaaacataaatagatGTAACAATGAGACGTTTTAATTTATAAGTTTAGGGATTTAgggaaaggtttttttttttttagaaaactgGGGAAGACTTATGTCACCACAAAAacagtctctttttttttttttgtagattaAGGTTAGTGTTAGATGTAAAAACTCAAGAGGTCATGTTTTTTAGGGAGACAAAGATTACTACAGCAAATAACTTGAGTTATCAACTAATAGGATCGATTATATCAATCAGTGAGttgtaaaaaaatattaaaaaaaaaaaaagtaaaaaaaaaaaaaaaaaaaaaacaccacaACAACTAAATAGCAGTCAACTACAAAGATTCTTGCCTTCATCCCTTTATTAACATCCACAGCTAAAGCTTTGGCTTATTTCAATGAGatttgtattttgttttgttcCAATTTagagtattattattattattattattattattattattattattattattattattattattcctatttAGAGAGAAATTATCATTTCAAGTATACATTCTGTGATAAAAGATATTCTGATGCATAAAGCTACTCAGCATCAAAAGAATTGAGTTATGTAGCAGAAATCTAATAaacaatatagaaaaaaaaattataaagataTAAGTAATTAAATCATACTCAATCTATCTTGAATTATATATTCCTGTGCTAATTTGATATCTTAATGGGTCTTCAAAACCAGACGTTGGGCAAAATATGCTTTTACTTTCTAATAACAATCTTATATTATCTTATTATCTGGATCCTAGTAAAATATCTCTGTTGCCATGACTGCTACAAAGCTCATCAATCTAGAATGTTTTCATTTTGTTGtgaataaaaattttcacaaattcATTTGACAACCCAACGaagtatgaaaaaaatataaaatcttaaCTGATTAGAAAGAAGTGTCACCCAAATATGAAGGTTTTTTGATCATCCATCCACATTCTAGCTCAgatcatttttaattctttaaagtcaTCACTTACACTTACGAAGGCAAGAACAGGACCAAACCTAAGACAACTTGACCAATTTCAAATCACATAAATATTAcataactattaaaaaaaaaaaaaaaaacgctaaATGATCCTCGATGTAAATTGAATTCAGGAAAAGCTCAGAAACCCTAATTATATAACATAATCTTACCCTAATTATGAACAATATACTAAatgattttaaaagaaaaaatagatttaCACAAGAACCCAAAGCTCCGATCAATCCGATGCATTCTCAATAAAGCTTAGGTCAAAAAGCTCAGCACACGAAAACTTCGTATCCAATCAAAACTAATAGTGTATAcagatgttgattcagatgaTAGAAACGGAGAATTTTAAGGAGAAGAAAGCGAAGGGAGAGACAAATACCCTCCAATTCTTCGGGTTCGCACTTGTAAACGTCAAGTTCTCTAATAACGTTGAGAGCTAGGCGACGGCGAcggatcttcttcttcagataatAGAGTATTAATTCCTCATCGGTGGGATGGAATCGGAATCCGGGAGGCCATCTAGTATCACTAAAATCATCATGAGAGCGATTAGATACCCTCATTTCTCTTCACTTTGATTCGCAAACCGCcggaaaacaagaaaagaaagataaaaaaaaccctaacacCAGATGAACTGGAATCAACACTTCTAAGATCGAACTCAACTCTTAGGAGGGATTCTTCCACCCCTCCAAAAACGAACTTCAATCACAATCAGAACCCAAGAAGCTCCTCACAGCCCCTCTTTATCGAATCTGATCGGAAGATAGAATCGATGTCCAAATAGATGGTGGTGGTTGGGTCAAAAATCGCAAAGGTGGTCAGAGTGGAAGAAGGATGGGATGGGCTGCAGCAACTGAAGGGAAGCTTCCGATGAGAAAGTTCCTATTCAAATATTAAGGATGTTTTGGTCTATTAATAAGAAGCCAGGGTTATTTACGTCATTCATTAGCTTATAATTTACGCAACGTGCGGCACATGGTGGTATTTCTGTAAATTCACTGCTAGAAATATCggtctctctccttttttttttttttatgaaaatcatttattttttaaataaaaaacttcattagtcaaggaaaataaaataggacGTAGAGCCTATTATTGTTTATGGCTCTTCTCGCTAAGTTATACATAATGACTAGATCGTTGTTACGCCTTAGACAGAAAATGGTTTTAAACAAAACATTATAGACATCAAGTAATATTGGTCATGAGCTCCAAGGCCACAATTTGGTTTTCTCCTTAGAAAATATATCTTCTATCTCATTAGAATCATTCAAGATTTCTTCTATCTTTCGTTCTCTATCTGATGTCTACTTCATGCCATAGAGTAGACCTTGAGTGTTGGCCTCCAAAATTTGTCCAATCATTATATAATTAACATATAATGAgacatattttctttcttttataatgCATGTAGCTTATCCAACAATATTTTTCCTAGGGTTGGTGACCGCCAAACATATCAGTAGTGTTGCTATGACTACTACAAAGCTCATCAATCTAGAATGTTTTCACTTTGATGTGAATAAAAATTTTCGCAAATTCATTTGACAACCCAACGAAGTatgcaaaaaatataaaatcttaaCTGATTAGAAAGAAGTGTCACCCAAATATGAAGGTTTTTTTATCATCCGTACACATTCTAGCTCAgatcatttttaattctttaaagtcaACACTTACACTTATGAAGGCAAGAACAGGACCAACCCTAAGACAACTTGACCAATTTCAATCATCACATAAATATTACATgactattcaaaaaaaaaaaaaaaaactgaaaagccTCTTACTGAGCTTATTGTGACTAGATCAATGAAAGCTTCCAACAAAACACCTCTACTTATCAATTAACTTACTCATATCCCTATGCTCCCTTCACTCTCTTAAATTCTCAAACCCACAATCTCCCAAATCCAAATTCATACATATCACTCAACACTCATCAGTCAAGCACCACAACAACAATATACTCAACAAGAGTCATGGCACGTTTGCACCTTCTTCATTCTTAAATGCCATATCATATTTTCAGTGACATTCTCGGCCCATGTTAATAATAATCTCCTACTCAAATTGAGGATGGCCTGTCCATTTTGGAACCTGTGGTTGCACAATCAAATTTATTGAGTCTTGTAAAACCACAAGCACAAAGAGTAAGCCAAGATAGAACTTCATAAATAACTTGACAGCAGGAAATATAGTAAATATGTTGTGATCTTTACATCTATTGAATATAAATTTAGATATCTAATAAAATATGGTAAACCATATTAGATGGCTTTATGGCCATATCCAATACTATAATGAAATTTTGTGGCATATAAGCAGATCCCACGAATAACAAAGATGAAGGGGAGTAAGAACGTAAGGTTATTTTTGCCATAAagtagtggagagagagagagagagagagagagagaaatttttattattattaaattttaaaataaagttAAGAGGCAGTTTTATACACAATCGCGCATAAAACTTTTTGCAAAAATTATGTTAATAATAATCTATCAAAGTACCAAACAAAACATCACTATACAACCCATCTCGGTATTACCTTAAAAAACATACAACCCATCtcaactttatcccaactaaatgggatcagtTACATGGGTTCacgggattaaaaaaaaaaaaaaaaaattggtgacaTCTCACTCACGAACAATCTGCAACACGGATCTTAGCATTTCTGGTAGCTCTATTAGATGTCATACTTAGgtgaaaatttaatttttatatatttcttcTTACTAACTTTTCAatgatcatttttttcttgCCCCTAATCATTTTCACTccaaacaaaaaatcatttgCACTTATAATTCTAAAAATACTAAATACCAGGCTGGCTTAGGGCTCGGCTCTACACCAAAATTTCCAAGCCCAAGCCCACTCAAACACAGAAGTACTGGTTGTGCCACTAGATATGGATGCGGCTCCTCTCCTTATCCTCAATCGTCCATGTTTCTATTAAAAACGAAAAAAGTCCACGTCTTGCCAGGTCTATCTGCGTATTTAACACGTGTATATAACGCATCCAACGTGTCATATTTTGCCCAGAAAAAACCACCCATCGTCGGTACTAACCCATACTTGagtggatcaaaatcctctgttttttccatccatatttttccttgttttgctacctgcagaacgcgacatgtggacaataaggagaccaacggtcaagattgggtgaggattattacatccgatacgttggtcttaaaattgtccacgtgtcgcgttctgcaggtagcaaaacaaggaaaaacagggatgagaaaaacagatgaTTATTTTCCTACCTGAGTGCCATGTCtttggataaaaatcctctgttgttctaatcgtctgtttttccatgttttgctaggtgcagaatGCGACACGTGGATGATGCATCACCAACGATCAAGATGATATATGTTGGTTGAGGCTACCAAAACCGGGTTTTCTCCTTGTGAACCAGACCAAGAAGTTGCACTCAGTCTCTTGTAAAAgtcttttcttctccattttctcttctaCTATCGTCCTGAAAAGGTTTTGAATGATCTGGATTGAACAACagcggagaagaagaaagagctaACAAACCATGAGCATCGGCGTTGTCGTTGAGGAAAGCTTCTGCTTCAAAGAGGAGACCCAGCTAACAGTACTCAAGACGTCTCACTTCTTCCCCGGCGACGGTTTCGCCGTTTACGACACCAAAGGAAAGGTCATTTTCCAGGTAGACTCTTACGGCCCCGATTCTCGACTCAAAGACGAACtcgtttcctcctctcttcttcttcttcttcttcttcttcctcgggGCTAGTAACTACATACTTTCCATCAGACCAGGCCAGCGAGCCGCTCGTCATGGTTGAGCTCCCAGGGGAAAGCTTGACGGGCGTGGCCTTTACCCTCACCAAAAAGCTCAGCTTTTGACCCACTCTCCTGAATATCAGCTTCTCAGGCTGCACCGTCACCGTGGTCCCACTCGGAGGCTTCACCATTAATTCATAGACCGATTTAGGTTCCCCCACGTTCGTCACCGTCCTGATGAAGTGTGTCGACATCCTCGTTCGCCTTGGCTCCTGCGGCTTCTGCTCCGTTCCGTCGCCCAACTGCTGGAATACCACTGTCAACGATGGGTAGTTAAGTCCGAAGGCAAACCCGACGGCCCTATCCCCTCATGCCAAGCTGCCAGTATGTTCAATCCCGGTGCTATCACGTCTGGTTTCAGTATCTCCGGTGACTCCGGGTTTGGCCCTCTGGCTGAGAACGATGCCACCACTGGGGCCGACTGGACCCCCAGACGGGTTCCCCTGAAGGTGATCGTCACCGTCGCCCGTCCCTTCTCGCCATTCTTAGTTCCACTGTTGGCCGCGCTGATGTATCTTCGTATCTCATCGCCCCCGGAAGCCCCGACTGCGGTTGCCGGCAACACGTGGCAGTCGGCCACCAAACCTTCACCATCGAAGACGCCGTTGGCCAATATCATCCCAACCCCGCCAGCCTTCCTCACCACGTCCCCTTTGGCAGCTCTGGAGTTGATCCCTCTGGTAGAGAAGAGGAAACGGATTttaagggaatgagagagataacaGAGAGTGAACAacaagaagagaggaggaaacgggttgggttgggtcatacAAATCTCGATTTGGTTCACAAACCTCAACCTGGTTTTGGTAGCCTCAATCAACATATAtcatcttgaccgttggtgatgcATCATCCACATGTCGCgttctgcacctagcaaaacatggaaaaacagacgattagaacaacagaggatttttatcccatGTCTTTACCCATATGAGATTGCTGTTTTGACCTATGCTGCACTCCTCTTCCATTTCCTCTCCCAAACTGCcagggtagaaatcgtctgaaattctcatctcgtacaattccatacaattccaccctaaacgactgacacgtgtaaatattccatatctacggttcagattaatcaaccataatacaatgttaattaaccataatacaatctgaactgtagatatggaatatttacacgtgtcagccatttagggtggaattgtatagaattgtacaagatgagaatttcagacgatttctacctaAACTGCCAAGACCAAGAGCTTCTCCTTCTTCTACCCATCTGAGACATTCGAACGGAGAAGCCGACGCCGATGATCGCAGGCAACCTAGGTAAAATCCTCAACTGCcgatctcttctcttccattcgcTTCTCTCCTAAACTGCCGAGATCGAGATCTTCTACCCATCTACAGAGGCGTGGTTTTGCTTCAAAGAGGAGAAGGAGGTGCGGAGGTGCAGTCGTGCCGAAACCGAGAACTTCTACCTGTGGTCAGTGCTCTGGTTTTGCTTCACAGAGGTAAAACCCCCTTGAAGACATGGAAAAAAACACCTTAAAACTCAGGTATGAAAGACATGACGCTTTAttcactactttttttttttttttttttaaataatgagaGACATGGCGCCCCATTCCCATTTCTGGCAACCCTTCTTCGTCCCCAATCCCCCAAGAGTCCTCCACCACCGctgaaagaatgaaagaaaatctcCTAATCCCAAAATTTCTAAAGTTCTAAGACCAGACCAGAGAATCTTCTATGTCTGCATCACTGCTCGGCTCTCGAATCATTCCGGAAACAACCAACAATTGCAGGTGCCATCACCGCAAGGGCTACAACAGCAAAACCATAATGTGCGCCTGCATCGACAACTCCTGCTACGATTCTGATTGGACCCAGGTCGTCAATCGTTTTCTTAACAATTATGTTTACTTCTCCAGACCCAGTTTCCCCGGTCTCGTCACTTGTTCTCCTCTCACTCATCAAGAAAAGAACACCTCTGCCTCCGTTGACGCCGTTGAATACAGGGATGATGTGACGTGGTTGAAGGCGCGAGAAGAAGCTCAGCGCGATATGGAGCAAGAACCCATCTTGTGTGGCTGCTATTTCTGCTCAATTCCCATTTCTGCTAGATACTTACTGATCTTTGAGCCTATTAAATTCTAATTTACTTATACCTCTATCTATTGTCATCTTTGGTAGTTTCCAGTTTGGGAGAGAAGAGATCGGAAGAGAAGAGTTGCAGGATATGTTAGAGGAGAAATCTCAGATGGGTAAGGATGTGGCGCTCGGGTATGGGTTAATAGTGAAGATGGGTGATTTTTTCTGGGCAAAGGATGATAGCCGTTGGATCCGTTATGATAATGTGTCAAATGCTCAACCTGGTCAAGAGATGGGCGATTGAGCCGGATACCACCCGTATCCAGAACAGGCATTTGTTACTTCATGCTAGAAAGAACTTTAATGGTTGTATAGAAACGTATAACCTTATAGTGAAAAGAGCTTCGTTagatgggaacaaaaaaaaattagaaggaaaggaagatttAGTGCTAAAAATGTAGAATGTATAGAATAACATTAAAACTCAGTACAAAAGACGAAAAAAACTTTTATAATGGTGGAGGATATAAAGAGTCATACCTGACACTTAAGATGAAGTTAacctttcttcttatttttcttcttactcctcctcatcatcatcatcatcatcatcatcatctttttctctttctttttcttcctgcATGGACAAAATTCTATAATTATAGGGGAGATTATTGGGTTTCCATATGCTATGTgataatatgagagagagagagagggagagacttGAAAGGCTTTGAGACCTAGTTGGGAAAAAACTTGAGTCAATAAATAAGTATTCGGAGATAAGAAATGGTCAAGGTTAAAACAACTATAATAGATTAAAGAAGGGCATATTGTCAAGTGACGGAGTGATATGTTAATGTTAGATACAGAGTTGACTGGTCTGTCAAGAATCTTGATATCCTgtaagtataaaaaaaaaaaacataaagtgATATATCctattaatttttaaataaaacaaataactaaaaaaaatatacggAATGGGGATAAGGTGAGGTTCATATTTTGGGAAACTAATTCCTCTAtatgaaatttaacatgtgaagaattaattaaaaaaaaaaaaaaaaaaaaaaaatgtgaagatTAGAAAATGGGACTAACATGTTGAACAAGAGCTATAAGTCATGtacatatttttcattaatcaagttTCAGTCCAAAATGAATATGTAATGTGGGTCAAAAGTGCATTTAAAATTAGAgaacaaaattatcaaaatgttGAAGAGGTTAGTGGAAGTTTTGTAATATTCTGCAACTTTGGATGCCCTTGGCCTACCTTGCATGCTCAATTTTGTGCTTGAATTTGAGTAATGATAGTGGTGAGTTTTCTCTATAAAATTGACATATTCAAATTCTTTGTGAAATAAACTAGATGGTCAGAACTtacaagaatatatatatatatatatatttgttagatcaaacactaagaagcacgaataataaagagacaatagatctgtacgacacagagatttaacaaggttcacacaccagggtggtgtgctacatcctcaggtgaagaagaagatgattcactatgcaaaagagagatttaCACCCTAGCAGGAGCGAGGAaaaacttgccctgaaaccctagctgcgtgaaaaccctagaatacgatgactttctcaacaagcaacagtacattatatatattccaaaatCGTGgatcgacccatcgggtcgcggttgatccggtcgaaccataccgtgggggctacgcccccgcatccccatacgagatcagtgatgggctccgggcttgggcctatcggcccaacccctttgcttacatcacagatctcagaaaaattcccattcgggtcgccaccaaaatatgtcggatcgggtcaatcttcaaaacgggtcaaaaatttgagacaaacttaacaatattTATCCAACTTTAAGTAGATCATTAGGAGAGAATTAAGAAACCTAATAATAAAGTGGTTGAAATAGAATTCATTTTTTACCTGATCTCTCTTTTCCTTACGATACTTTTCTGTCATCTGGCTGTCGGTTTCATCATTTAAGGATATATCTGCACGATGGGCTCCAAATGGGGGTCTCCTCAACTTAGGACAAAGATAAACATGCGCTCCTTCTGCTGCAGAGAGAGATGGCCACTTCATCAAATCTAGATGCTGATGGTTGTTGCATATGGCTGTCAATTCTGGTAGCTCACACAACCTCATTTCCTTTAAACTTGGAAATGCATTGCTCAATATTTCCatgtcctcatcatcatcatctgatACTATAAGGTTCACCAATTGAGGACATTGATATACATGTAAAGACTTCAACTTTTTTAGCTGACATGTTACACCACTAGTGAAAAGAACCTCTAGGTTGGGGCATTCTTGTATTGTGATACGTCCCAGATTAGTAA
This genomic stretch from Macadamia integrifolia cultivar HAES 741 chromosome 2, SCU_Mint_v3, whole genome shotgun sequence harbors:
- the LOC122093899 gene encoding subtilisin-like protease SBT1.5, which encodes MLIEATKTRLRGINSRAAKGDVVRKAGGVGMILANGVFDGEGLVADCHVLPATAVGASGGDEIRRYISAANSGTKNGEKGRATVTITFRGTRLGVQSAPVVASFSARGPNPESPEILKPDVIAPGLNILAAWHEGIGPSGLPSDLTTHR
- the LOC122057530 gene encoding uncharacterized protein LOC122057530 isoform X2 produces the protein MEKNTLKLRCHHRKGYNSKTIMCACIDNSCYDSDWTQVVNRFLNNYVYFSRPSFPGLVTCSPLTHQEKNTSASVDAVEYRDDVTWLKAREEAQRDMEQEPIFFQFGREEIGREELQDMLEEKSQMGKDVALGYGLIVKMGDFFWAKDDSRWIRYDNVSNAQPGQEMGD
- the LOC122057530 gene encoding uncharacterized protein LOC122057530 isoform X1, with protein sequence MSASLLGSRIIPETTNNCRCHHRKGYNSKTIMCACIDNSCYDSDWTQVVNRFLNNYVYFSRPSFPGLVTCSPLTHQEKNTSASVDAVEYRDDVTWLKAREEAQRDMEQEPIFFQFGREEIGREELQDMLEEKSQMGKDVALGYGLIVKMGDFFWAKDDSRWIRYDNVSNAQPGQEMGD